In the genome of Fusobacterium necrogenes, one region contains:
- the mglA gene encoding galactose/methyl galactoside ABC transporter ATP-binding protein MglA, whose amino-acid sequence MENTKYLLEMSNITKEFPGVKALDGANLKVRPHSVHALMGENGAGKSTLMKCLFGIYEKDSGSIMFEGKEINFKSAKEALDNGVSMVHQELNQVLQRNILDNIWLGRYPKKGFFIDEKKMYEDTKKIFEDLDINIDPRSKMGDLAVSERQMVEIAKAVSYNSKIIVMDEPTSSLTEKEVEHLFKIINKLRDRGCGIVYISHKMEEIKAISDDITIMRDGKWIATESVKELTTEEIINMMVGRDLTNRFPPKDNVVKEEILKVEGLTALHQPSIQDITFDLHKGEILGIAGLVGSKRTEIVETIFGMREKEKGKIIIKGKEVKNHNPNEAIANGFALVTEERRATGIYGMLDINFNSTISNLDRYKVKNPLLALLNDKGMKDDTQWVIDSMHVKTPSQNTSIGSLSGGNQQKVILGRWLLTEPDVLMLDEPTRGIDVLAKYEIYQLMIDLAKKDKAIIMISSEMPELLGVTDRILVMSNGKVAGIVKTSETTQEEIMTLSAKYL is encoded by the coding sequence ATGGAAAACACTAAATACTTATTAGAAATGAGCAACATAACAAAAGAGTTTCCCGGAGTTAAAGCACTAGATGGTGCTAATTTAAAAGTAAGACCTCACTCAGTTCATGCACTGATGGGTGAGAACGGGGCTGGAAAATCAACTTTAATGAAATGCTTATTTGGAATTTATGAAAAAGACTCAGGTAGTATTATGTTTGAAGGTAAAGAGATAAACTTTAAATCAGCTAAAGAAGCCTTAGATAATGGGGTTTCAATGGTACACCAAGAGTTGAACCAAGTTCTGCAAAGAAATATATTAGATAATATTTGGTTAGGAAGATACCCTAAAAAGGGGTTTTTTATAGATGAAAAGAAGATGTATGAAGATACTAAAAAAATCTTTGAAGATTTGGATATAAATATCGATCCTCGTTCTAAGATGGGAGATCTTGCAGTATCTGAAAGACAAATGGTAGAAATAGCAAAGGCTGTATCATACAACTCTAAAATAATAGTTATGGACGAACCTACATCTTCTCTTACTGAAAAAGAAGTTGAACACCTCTTTAAAATTATTAATAAATTAAGAGATAGAGGTTGTGGAATAGTATATATTTCACACAAGATGGAAGAGATAAAAGCTATATCAGATGATATTACAATAATGAGAGACGGAAAATGGATAGCAACAGAATCTGTAAAAGAGTTAACTACAGAAGAGATTATTAATATGATGGTAGGAAGAGATCTAACTAATCGTTTCCCACCAAAAGATAACGTTGTAAAAGAAGAAATTTTAAAAGTAGAGGGGTTAACAGCTCTTCATCAACCATCAATACAAGATATAACCTTTGATTTACATAAAGGTGAAATACTTGGAATTGCTGGACTAGTTGGTTCAAAAAGAACAGAGATCGTTGAAACAATTTTTGGAATGAGAGAAAAAGAAAAAGGGAAAATAATTATTAAAGGGAAAGAAGTAAAAAATCATAATCCAAACGAGGCAATTGCCAATGGATTTGCTCTTGTTACTGAAGAGCGTAGAGCTACAGGAATATATGGAATGTTAGATATAAATTTCAACTCTACTATTTCAAACTTAGATAGATATAAAGTTAAAAATCCACTTCTAGCATTATTAAATGACAAAGGAATGAAAGATGATACTCAATGGGTAATAGATAGTATGCATGTTAAGACACCTTCACAAAATACTTCAATAGGCTCTTTATCTGGAGGAAATCAACAAAAGGTTATTCTTGGAAGATGGCTTCTAACTGAACCAGATGTTTTAATGCTAGATGAACCTACAAGAGGTATAGATGTTTTAGCTAAATATGAAATTTATCAACTTATGATAGATCTTGCTAAAAAAGATAAGGCAATTATTATGATATCCTCTGAAATGCCAGAGTTATTAGGTGTTACTGATAGAATTTTAGTAATGAGTAACGGAAAAGTTGCAGGAATAGTTAAAACTTCTGAAACTACACAAGAGGAGATAATGACACTATCTGCAAAATATCTATAG
- the mglB gene encoding galactose/glucose ABC transporter substrate-binding protein MglB produces MKKTGIILGALLLAAGLTGCGGEKDTTANAPEKLRIGFTAYKYDDNFIALYRKVVLGEAEKVQDKVELTMNDSQNSQQTQNDQIDVMLSKGVDALAINLVDPAAGQTVMEKIKAENVPVVFYNKKPAKSVIDAYDKAYYVGIDPNEQGIAQGELIAKAWMNNPQLDLNGDGVIQYVMIKGEPGHPDAEARTIYSIKTLNDMGIQTEELHLDTAMWDTAMAKDKMDAWLSGPNGDKIEVVICNNDGMALGAIESLKAAGKILPVYGVDALPEAIVKIEAGEMAGTVLNDAQGQGKGTWDMVVNLAQGKAATEGTTYQLVEKELLIPSIGIDKENAAQFK; encoded by the coding sequence ATGAAGAAAACAGGAATAATCTTAGGAGCACTACTTTTAGCAGCAGGATTAACAGGATGTGGTGGGGAGAAAGACACAACAGCAAATGCACCAGAAAAATTAAGAATTGGTTTTACAGCTTACAAATATGACGATAATTTTATAGCTTTATATAGAAAAGTTGTATTAGGAGAAGCTGAAAAAGTACAAGATAAGGTTGAGTTAACAATGAATGACTCACAAAACAGCCAACAAACTCAAAATGACCAAATAGATGTTATGTTATCAAAAGGTGTAGATGCATTAGCAATTAATCTAGTTGACCCAGCAGCAGGACAAACTGTAATGGAAAAAATTAAAGCTGAAAATGTACCAGTTGTTTTCTACAACAAAAAACCAGCTAAATCTGTTATAGATGCATATGATAAAGCATATTATGTTGGAATTGACCCAAATGAACAAGGAATAGCTCAAGGTGAATTAATAGCTAAAGCTTGGATGAATAATCCACAATTAGACCTTAATGGAGATGGAGTTATCCAATATGTTATGATAAAAGGAGAGCCTGGACATCCAGATGCTGAAGCAAGAACTATTTATTCTATCAAAACTTTAAATGATATGGGAATCCAAACTGAAGAGTTACATCTAGATACTGCTATGTGGGATACTGCTATGGCAAAAGATAAAATGGACGCTTGGTTATCAGGACCTAATGGAGATAAAATTGAAGTTGTAATTTGTAACAATGATGGAATGGCTTTAGGAGCTATCGAATCATTAAAAGCAGCTGGAAAAATCTTACCTGTATATGGAGTAGACGCATTACCAGAAGCAATTGTTAAAATTGAAGCTGGAGAAATGGCAGGAACAGTTCTTAACGATGCTCAAGGACAAGGAAAAGGAACTTGGGATATGGTTGTAAACTTAGCTCAAGGTAAAGCAGCAACAGAAGGAACTACATATCAATTAGTAGAAAAAGAATTATTAATTCCAAGTATCGGAATAGATAAAGAAAATGCAGCACAATTCAAATAG
- a CDS encoding ROK family protein has protein sequence MDYYVGIDLGGTNTKIGILNIDGEIFKSTVIKTLSSEGAQKTLTRIWEATKELGEELKIDIKKIKGIGIGIPGPVINQSVVAFFANFPWGENIDIKSMMEEISGVETKLDNDVNIIALGEAKYGAARGSKTSVTVALGTGIGGGIYVDGKLISGFMGAGGEIGHMKLVMDGKLCGCGQKGCFEAYASATGLIREATSRLIVNKQNLLYTMIEGKLDTLEAKDIFDAAKEGDKFSLDLVDYEAEYLAMGIGNILNIINPEKIVLGGGVAMSGEILLNPMKEKLKKYALPVTLKNIEIVQGILGNEAGIKGAVALFN, from the coding sequence ATGGATTATTATGTTGGAATTGATCTAGGTGGAACTAATACGAAAATTGGAATTTTAAATATCGATGGGGAGATTTTTAAAAGTACAGTAATAAAGACTCTTTCTTCAGAGGGGGCTCAAAAAACTTTAACTAGAATTTGGGAAGCTACTAAAGAGTTAGGCGAAGAATTAAAAATAGATATAAAAAAAATTAAGGGAATAGGAATAGGAATTCCTGGTCCTGTTATCAATCAGAGTGTTGTGGCTTTTTTTGCAAATTTTCCTTGGGGAGAAAATATAGATATAAAATCTATGATGGAAGAGATATCTGGAGTGGAAACTAAACTTGATAATGATGTCAATATTATAGCTCTTGGTGAAGCTAAATATGGAGCAGCTAGAGGAAGTAAAACAAGTGTAACTGTAGCATTAGGCACTGGTATAGGTGGAGGAATCTATGTGGATGGAAAACTTATATCTGGATTTATGGGTGCTGGTGGAGAGATTGGACATATGAAGCTAGTTATGGATGGTAAGCTTTGTGGTTGTGGACAAAAGGGATGTTTTGAGGCTTATGCTTCAGCTACAGGACTTATAAGAGAAGCCACTTCAAGATTAATTGTTAATAAACAAAATTTACTTTATACGATGATAGAAGGAAAGTTAGACACCCTAGAAGCAAAAGATATATTTGATGCAGCAAAAGAGGGAGATAAATTTTCTTTAGATTTAGTAGACTATGAAGCTGAATATTTAGCAATGGGAATAGGCAATATTCTAAATATAATCAATCCAGAAAAGATCGTTCTAGGTGGTGGAGTAGCAATGTCTGGAGAAATTCTCCTAAATCCTATGAAGGAAAAATTGAAAAAATATGCTCTTCCTGTTACACTTAAAAATATAGAAATTGTACAGGGAATACTAGGAAATGAAGCTGGAATAAAAGGAGCTGTAGCTCTCTTTAATTAA
- the trpS gene encoding tryptophan--tRNA ligase has translation MKRSLSGIQPSGILHLGNYFGAMKQFIDAQNSGEYDGFYFIADYHSLTSLTDPKSLKDNTYNIVLDYLALGLDPNKSTIFLQSDVPEHVELSWLLSNVTPVGLLERGHSYKDKIAKGIFPNTGLLTYPVLMAADILMYDADVVPVGKDQKQHLEMTRDIAMKFNQQYGVELFKLPEPLILDDSAVVPGIDGQKMSKSYGNTINMFASKKELKKQIMSIVTDSTPLEEPKDPNNNIAKLYTLFASIEKQNEMKEKFLAGNYGYGHAKAELLDAVLEYFGEARERREKLAQDMDYIHTVLFEGGKKARAIAQEKIMKAKEAVGIIGNMYKY, from the coding sequence ATGAAAAGAAGTTTATCAGGTATTCAACCTAGTGGAATACTTCATCTTGGGAACTATTTTGGAGCTATGAAACAATTTATAGATGCCCAAAATAGTGGAGAGTATGATGGATTTTATTTTATAGCTGACTATCACTCTCTGACATCACTTACTGATCCAAAATCTTTAAAGGACAATACATACAATATAGTTTTAGACTATTTAGCACTTGGACTTGATCCTAACAAATCAACTATATTTTTACAATCAGATGTTCCAGAGCATGTTGAACTTTCTTGGCTATTATCTAATGTAACACCGGTTGGTCTATTAGAAAGAGGACATTCATATAAAGATAAAATAGCTAAAGGAATTTTTCCTAACACAGGATTACTTACTTATCCAGTTCTTATGGCTGCTGATATACTCATGTATGATGCTGATGTTGTGCCTGTAGGGAAAGATCAAAAACAACATCTAGAAATGACTAGAGATATTGCTATGAAATTTAATCAACAATATGGAGTGGAGCTATTTAAACTTCCAGAACCTCTTATCTTAGATGATTCAGCTGTAGTTCCTGGAATAGATGGACAAAAGATGAGTAAGTCTTATGGAAATACTATTAATATGTTTGCCAGTAAAAAAGAATTGAAAAAACAAATTATGAGTATTGTAACTGATTCTACTCCACTTGAAGAGCCAAAAGATCCAAATAATAATATAGCTAAGTTATATACTTTATTCGCCTCTATTGAAAAACAAAATGAGATGAAAGAAAAATTTTTAGCTGGAAATTATGGGTATGGGCATGCTAAAGCAGAGTTATTAGATGCAGTGCTTGAATATTTTGGAGAGGCTAGAGAAAGAAGAGAAAAATTAGCTCAAGATATGGATTATATTCATACAGTATTATTTGAAGGTGGAAAAAAAGCTAGAGCTATAGCTCAAGAAAAAATTATGAAAGCTAAAGAAGCTGTTGGTATCATAGGAAATATGTATAAATACTAA
- a CDS encoding MGH1-like glycoside hydrolase domain-containing protein produces the protein MKKIATLLSIIGACSACSTIEPKSEVNSSAIEKYNNILNIHGDPREYTYFEPRKETDKTGTNYINSFVDLGAWHGYYQPEIGNFELYGGFAGPFYLAEEYAANLSNSFSKLSIEDSNSGKIYNLKDGKAQFNYYPGRLEQIYTLEDFVLKLELIFASNRTSLIKTEIINRSDKDLNLNLIWSGKIYNEFQSWNEEKNKYESTALDNSLIVTNRGIKVDFKEKRLVWDYMISDEAQFKVTHDSEIETKISGDSYTSKLTNVLITPGNTYTHHSTETFTFTEKEANDEAPKIYLILADPQKVFDENTKRWSDYLRKSITNPQDKYSKIAVKSIETLTTNWRSAAGALKHDGITPSVSYKWFNGLWAWDSWKQAVATANFDGELAKNNIRALFDYQIQANDEIRPQDKGAIIDAIFYNTDEDRGGDGGNWNERNSKPALATWAVWKVYEATGDKEFLKEMYPKLKAYHEWWYTNRDHNKNGIAEYGGMVHRYNNSPEEIILAAAWESGMDNAVRFDVEGYGEDDIGVKVFENRDAQENLVGYSINQESVDLNSFLYAEKVYLGKIADTLGYTQESKDFFEKAVYVKNYINDNMYDEATGYYYDLQFDHAGNTKLLVNRGKGTEGYIPLWANAADDEKAKKVVENILDENVMNTYLPFPTAAKDNPKYDPTKYWRGPVWLDQAYFGIIGLNNYGYKKEARDLTIKLFENSEGLLEDGVIRENYNPETGEGLHCSNFSWSASVYYLLYKEFFFNK, from the coding sequence ATGAAAAAAATAGCAACTTTATTGAGTATTATAGGAGCATGTTCAGCTTGTTCAACTATTGAACCAAAGTCTGAGGTTAATTCTTCAGCTATAGAAAAATATAACAATATTTTAAATATTCACGGAGATCCTAGAGAATATACTTATTTTGAGCCTAGAAAAGAAACTGATAAAACTGGAACTAATTATATTAATAGTTTTGTAGATTTAGGAGCTTGGCATGGATATTATCAACCTGAAATTGGAAACTTTGAGCTCTATGGAGGATTTGCAGGCCCATTTTATTTAGCAGAAGAGTATGCTGCTAATCTTTCTAACTCCTTTAGCAAACTCTCAATCGAGGATTCTAATTCAGGAAAAATTTATAACTTAAAGGATGGAAAAGCTCAGTTTAATTATTATCCTGGAAGGTTAGAACAAATTTATACACTTGAAGATTTTGTCCTTAAATTAGAACTTATCTTTGCTAGTAATAGAACGAGTTTAATAAAAACAGAGATTATAAATAGATCAGATAAAGATTTAAATCTTAATCTCATCTGGTCTGGAAAAATATATAATGAGTTTCAAAGTTGGAATGAAGAGAAAAATAAATATGAATCAACTGCTCTAGACAATTCTCTAATTGTTACAAATAGAGGAATCAAAGTAGATTTCAAAGAAAAAAGACTTGTATGGGATTATATGATAAGTGATGAAGCTCAATTCAAAGTTACGCATGACTCAGAGATCGAAACAAAAATATCAGGAGATAGTTATACAAGTAAACTTACTAATGTTCTTATAACTCCTGGAAATACTTATACTCATCACAGTACAGAAACTTTTACTTTTACAGAAAAAGAAGCTAATGATGAGGCACCAAAAATTTACCTAATCTTAGCTGATCCTCAAAAAGTATTTGATGAAAACACAAAAAGATGGAGTGACTATTTAAGAAAATCTATTACTAATCCTCAAGATAAATATAGTAAAATAGCAGTAAAATCAATAGAAACTCTAACAACTAACTGGAGAAGTGCAGCTGGTGCTTTAAAACATGATGGAATTACTCCATCTGTAAGTTATAAGTGGTTTAATGGGCTATGGGCTTGGGATTCTTGGAAACAAGCTGTTGCAACTGCTAATTTTGATGGAGAACTAGCTAAAAATAATATCAGAGCTCTTTTTGATTATCAAATTCAAGCAAATGATGAGATAAGACCTCAAGATAAGGGAGCTATTATTGATGCTATCTTCTATAATACTGATGAAGATAGAGGAGGAGATGGTGGAAATTGGAATGAAAGAAATTCTAAACCTGCTTTAGCTACTTGGGCTGTATGGAAAGTATATGAGGCTACAGGAGACAAGGAATTTTTAAAAGAGATGTATCCCAAATTAAAAGCTTATCATGAGTGGTGGTATACCAATAGAGATCATAATAAAAATGGTATTGCTGAATATGGAGGAATGGTTCACAGATATAATAACTCTCCAGAAGAGATTATTTTAGCTGCAGCTTGGGAGAGTGGAATGGATAATGCAGTTAGATTTGATGTAGAAGGTTATGGAGAGGATGATATTGGGGTTAAGGTTTTTGAAAATAGAGATGCTCAAGAAAATTTAGTAGGATATTCTATTAATCAGGAATCTGTTGATTTAAACTCTTTTTTATATGCTGAAAAGGTATATTTAGGAAAAATTGCTGATACTTTAGGTTATACTCAAGAAAGTAAAGATTTTTTTGAAAAAGCTGTCTATGTTAAAAACTATATAAATGATAATATGTATGATGAGGCTACAGGATATTATTATGATCTACAATTTGATCATGCTGGAAATACTAAGTTACTTGTAAATAGAGGAAAGGGAACAGAAGGATATATTCCTTTATGGGCTAATGCTGCTGATGATGAAAAGGCAAAAAAAGTAGTAGAAAATATTTTAGATGAAAATGTTATGAATACTTATTTACCATTTCCAACAGCTGCTAAAGATAATCCTAAGTATGATCCTACTAAATATTGGAGAGGTCCTGTATGGTTAGATCAAGCATATTTTGGAATAATTGGATTGAATAATTATGGTTATAAAAAAGAAGCTCGAGATCTCACTATTAAATTATTTGAAAATTCAGAAGGACTTTTAGAAGATGGAGTAATAAGAGAAAACTATAATCCAGAAACTGGTGAAGGATTACATTGCTCTAACTTCAGTTGGTCTGCTTCTGTCTACTACCTATTATATAAAGAGTTTTTCTTTAATAAATAA
- the thyA gene encoding thymidylate synthase yields MAKIDKIYRDIVETIDKHGVWSEGNVRTKYADGTPAYYKSYIGYQFRLDNSTDEAHLITTRFAPNKAPIRELYWIWIMQSNNVDELNKLKCKFWDEWKMADGTIGKAYGYQIAKKTFGYKSQLDYIINEIKKNPNSRRIMTEIWVPEELHKMALTPCVHLTQWSVIGNKLYLEVRQRSCDVALGLVANVFQYSILHKLVAMECGLEAADIIWNIHNVHIYDRHMPVLLEQIKREEFEGATLKIENFTSIYDFKPDDVVIENYRYGDKISYEVAI; encoded by the coding sequence ATGGCAAAAATTGATAAAATATACAGAGATATAGTAGAAACAATTGATAAACATGGAGTATGGAGTGAGGGAAATGTAAGAACTAAATATGCCGATGGAACTCCTGCCTACTATAAAAGCTATATTGGATATCAGTTTAGATTAGATAATTCAACTGATGAAGCACATCTTATTACTACAAGATTTGCTCCAAATAAAGCTCCTATTAGAGAGCTATATTGGATATGGATAATGCAATCTAATAATGTAGATGAATTAAATAAATTAAAATGTAAATTTTGGGATGAATGGAAAATGGCTGATGGAACTATAGGTAAGGCCTATGGCTATCAAATTGCTAAAAAAACTTTTGGTTATAAAAGTCAACTTGATTATATAATAAATGAAATCAAAAAAAATCCTAACAGTAGAAGAATAATGACTGAAATTTGGGTACCTGAAGAACTTCATAAAATGGCACTTACTCCATGTGTCCATCTCACTCAGTGGAGCGTAATAGGAAATAAGCTTTATCTTGAAGTTAGACAAAGAAGCTGTGATGTTGCACTAGGACTTGTAGCTAATGTTTTTCAATACTCTATACTTCACAAATTAGTAGCTATGGAGTGTGGTCTTGAAGCTGCAGATATCATATGGAATATTCATAATGTACATATCTATGATAGACATATGCCAGTACTTTTAGAACAAATTAAAAGAGAAGAGTTTGAGGGAGCAACTTTGAAAATAGAAAATTTTACTTCTATATATGATTTTAAACCTGATGATGTAGTCATAGAAAACTATAGATATGGGGATAAAATTTCTTATGAGGTGGCTATATAA
- a CDS encoding dihydrofolate reductase yields MKRPEVNIIVCVAKNNLIGDKTPTGNGLLWHSKEELAYYKEKTVGNVVIFGKNTAKYVPIELMKKNRDVIVISSKDNFDEIIDKYKNTDKKIFICGGATVYKAYLEKYPVDNIYISKLKPHVEVSIPSNPLYFPKVEDFGYTVFETKEYQDFIAYTYKKKR; encoded by the coding sequence ATGAAAAGACCTGAAGTAAATATAATAGTTTGTGTTGCTAAAAACAATCTTATTGGAGATAAGACACCAACAGGAAATGGACTTCTTTGGCACTCTAAAGAAGAACTGGCCTATTATAAAGAAAAGACTGTTGGAAATGTCGTTATCTTTGGAAAAAATACTGCTAAATATGTTCCAATTGAGCTTATGAAAAAAAACAGGGATGTCATTGTTATCTCTTCTAAAGATAATTTTGATGAAATTATAGATAAATACAAAAATACAGATAAAAAAATTTTTATCTGTGGAGGAGCTACTGTATATAAAGCTTATCTTGAAAAATATCCAGTAGATAATATTTATATTTCTAAATTAAAACCTCATGTAGAGGTAAGTATTCCAAGTAATCCTCTCTATTTCCCTAAAGTAGAAGATTTTGGCTATACTGTTTTTGAAACTAAGGAGTATCAAGATTTTATAGCTTATACTTATAAGAAAAAAAGATAG
- a CDS encoding heavy metal translocating P-type ATPase: MNGRSDGHLLYCEVVHKIRGRIRIKSKSLKYLGRLKTEIENQLEQVKYIKSAKISSITGTVVIYFDDINVTDDNLIAFIQNTLNVYLVEIYKNEKIESNKNIVIERKLQEESPEEIIKKMAAAGILLLYNIFKKAPVAPVIGIKRLLNPNTLVVLSLAAPVISNGLGCLVKNKRPNADTLSSSAIISSLLLGKEKTALTIMIMEEFAELLTVYTMKKTRGAIKDMLSVGENYVWKVTDNGSIQKVAIEEINKGDKIVVQTGEKISVDGIITKGEAYIDQSSITGEYMPVTKKVGENVFAGTIIKSGNITIEAEKVGDERTVSRIIKLVEDANFNKAQIQNYADNFSAQLIPLNFLLAGIVYGATKNIQKAMSMLVIDYSCGIRLSTAAAFSAAINTAAKNGILIKGSNYIEEISKADTIIFDKTGTITEGKPRVQTIKLLDKSLSENMMLAYAAAAEETSTHPLAIAILNEVKERGIEIPNHTENKIVVARGIETEVENSIIRVGNKKFMEESGITTENSHDEMKFILGRGEILIYVAKNDKLIGLIGVTDPPRENIKRTINRLRGQGIDEIVLLTGDLEQQAQTIASRMSIDSYESELLPEDKARNILALQSRGSNVVMIGDGINDAPALSYANIGVALGSTRTDVAMEAADITITKDDPLLVPEVIGLSKKTVKTIKENFAMAIGINSFALVLGATGILPAIYSSIIHNMSTILVVGNSLKLLKYKLKN, translated from the coding sequence ATGAATGGTAGAAGTGATGGGCATCTCTTATATTGTGAAGTAGTTCATAAGATAAGAGGTAGAATTCGTATAAAATCTAAGTCTTTAAAATATTTGGGAAGATTGAAAACTGAAATAGAAAATCAACTAGAACAGGTAAAATATATAAAAAGTGCTAAAATTAGTAGTATCACAGGAACAGTAGTTATTTATTTTGACGATATAAACGTCACTGATGATAACTTGATAGCCTTTATCCAAAACACTTTAAATGTTTATCTAGTGGAGATATACAAAAATGAAAAAATAGAAAGTAATAAAAATATAGTCATAGAAAGAAAGTTACAAGAGGAATCTCCTGAAGAAATTATAAAAAAAATGGCAGCTGCTGGTATACTTTTACTATATAACATATTTAAAAAAGCTCCTGTAGCTCCAGTTATAGGAATAAAAAGATTGCTTAATCCCAACACTTTAGTAGTACTTTCTCTTGCTGCTCCTGTTATATCAAATGGACTGGGATGTCTAGTTAAAAATAAAAGACCTAATGCTGATACATTAAGCTCTAGCGCCATAATAAGTAGTTTATTACTTGGTAAAGAAAAAACAGCTCTTACTATCATGATAATGGAAGAGTTTGCTGAACTTCTTACAGTATATACAATGAAAAAAACCAGAGGAGCTATAAAAGATATGCTAAGCGTTGGTGAAAACTATGTTTGGAAAGTGACAGATAATGGAAGTATCCAAAAGGTAGCAATCGAAGAAATCAATAAAGGAGACAAAATAGTTGTCCAAACCGGAGAAAAAATAAGTGTTGACGGTATAATAACCAAAGGAGAAGCTTATATTGACCAATCTTCTATAACAGGTGAATACATGCCTGTAACTAAAAAAGTCGGTGAAAATGTTTTCGCAGGAACAATTATAAAAAGTGGAAATATCACAATAGAAGCTGAAAAAGTTGGAGATGAGAGAACTGTTTCAAGAATTATAAAACTAGTAGAAGATGCTAATTTTAATAAAGCTCAAATTCAAAACTATGCTGATAATTTCTCAGCACAACTCATACCTCTAAACTTTTTACTAGCTGGTATAGTCTATGGGGCTACAAAAAATATTCAAAAAGCTATGAGTATGCTAGTTATAGATTACTCTTGTGGAATAAGATTATCAACAGCAGCAGCCTTTTCAGCAGCTATTAATACAGCAGCAAAAAATGGAATACTTATCAAGGGAAGTAACTATATAGAAGAGATATCTAAAGCAGATACAATTATCTTTGATAAAACTGGAACAATCACAGAGGGAAAACCTAGAGTTCAAACCATAAAACTACTTGATAAAAGCCTAAGTGAAAATATGATGCTCGCATACGCAGCTGCAGCAGAAGAAACCTCTACTCATCCCTTAGCAATAGCAATTTTAAATGAAGTAAAAGAAAGAGGTATAGAAATACCTAATCATACTGAAAATAAAATTGTTGTTGCAAGAGGTATTGAAACTGAAGTAGAAAATAGTATAATAAGAGTAGGAAATAAAAAGTTCATGGAAGAAAGCGGTATTACTACAGAAAACTCCCATGATGAAATGAAGTTTATCTTAGGTAGAGGAGAAATACTAATATATGTAGCTAAAAATGACAAGTTGATAGGACTTATTGGAGTTACAGATCCACCTAGAGAAAATATAAAAAGGACTATAAATAGATTAAGAGGACAGGGAATAGATGAAATAGTATTACTTACAGGTGATTTAGAACAACAAGCTCAAACTATAGCTTCTAGAATGTCAATAGATAGCTATGAATCAGAGCTACTTCCTGAAGATAAAGCAAGAAATATTTTAGCTTTACAGTCAAGAGGAAGCAATGTAGTTATGATAGGAGATGGAATAAATGATGCTCCTGCTCTATCATATGCAAATATAGGTGTAGCGCTAGGAAGCACAAGAACAGATGTAGCTATGGAAGCAGCTGATATAACTATTACAAAAGATGACCCTTTATTAGTTCCAGAAGTAATCGGCCTTTCTAAAAAAACTGTTAAGACAATAAAAGAAAATTTTGCTATGGCAATAGGTATTAACTCTTTTGCTCTAGTTTTAGGAGCTACTGGAATACTTCCTGCAATTTATAGTTCTATAATACATAATATGAGTACAATCTTAGTTGTAGGAAATTCTTTAAAACTTCTAAAATACAAATTAAAAAATTAA
- a CDS encoding HMA2 domain-containing protein, whose protein sequence is MVNSLLKSAFLYFNKIKVIHSIPGRLRLQFPGLDKVPEDMKKYEHYTTSIIKMEKGIEEITYSYITSKVLVTYNPQLTNEKKILDWLNFVWKKIVENEDVYNKMSVEEIEKNLDKFYEILCKELKKGK, encoded by the coding sequence ATAGTGAATAGTCTCTTAAAATCAGCTTTTTTATACTTTAATAAAATAAAGGTAATTCATAGTATTCCAGGGAGACTAAGATTACAATTTCCTGGATTAGATAAAGTTCCTGAAGATATGAAAAAATATGAACATTATACTACAAGTATAATCAAAATGGAAAAAGGAATAGAAGAGATCACCTATTCATATATTACAAGTAAAGTACTTGTAACATATAATCCACAACTTACAAACGAAAAAAAGATTCTAGATTGGTTAAATTTTGTATGGAAAAAAATAGTTGAAAATGAAGATGTTTACAATAAAATGTCAGTTGAGGAGATAGAGAAAAACTTAGATAAATTTTATGAAATTTTATGTAAAGAATTAAAGAAAGGAAAATAA